The following are encoded together in the Streptomyces sp. NBC_01465 genome:
- a CDS encoding sugar kinase — MTGAAPVACAHAPVTCIGETMAALVPDPVAPLEGADQLSVRIAGAESNVAVYLADHGVPVRWVSALGDDPFGRRIRAEVAAFGVDITGVRTDPHRPTGLLVKNPGPEGTRVHYYRKGSAASALGPDLLDDEAVRTAGLVHLSGITPALSPDCLALVTALLRPAPAARPCPVSLDVNYRPALWSDAETAAAVLHDLANRADITFVGLDEAQALWGSDLSDASDVRSLLPGPRILVVKDGGREATAFVGRGVHTEPAPKVDVVEPVGAGDAFAAGFLAGLIRGEEPVRALRLGHLTAGAALRVTGDHGPLPDADRIVELLDAPTAQWAQV; from the coding sequence ATGACAGGCGCCGCGCCTGTCGCCTGTGCCCATGCGCCGGTCACCTGCATCGGCGAGACCATGGCCGCACTCGTGCCGGACCCCGTGGCTCCGCTCGAAGGCGCCGACCAGCTCAGTGTCCGTATCGCCGGCGCAGAGTCCAATGTGGCGGTGTACCTGGCGGACCACGGGGTGCCCGTACGGTGGGTGTCCGCCCTCGGCGACGACCCGTTCGGCCGGCGGATCCGCGCCGAAGTGGCCGCGTTCGGCGTCGACATCACAGGCGTACGCACCGATCCGCACCGTCCTACCGGGCTCCTCGTGAAGAATCCCGGCCCCGAAGGAACCAGGGTCCACTACTACCGCAAGGGCTCCGCCGCCTCCGCCCTGGGACCCGACCTCCTCGACGACGAGGCGGTGCGCACCGCCGGGCTCGTGCATCTCAGCGGCATCACCCCGGCGCTCTCGCCGGACTGCCTGGCCCTGGTCACCGCGCTGCTCCGGCCGGCACCCGCAGCACGCCCGTGCCCCGTCAGCCTCGACGTCAACTACCGGCCCGCGCTGTGGAGCGACGCGGAGACGGCCGCCGCCGTACTCCACGATCTGGCGAACCGCGCGGACATCACCTTCGTCGGTCTGGACGAGGCGCAGGCGCTGTGGGGTAGCGATCTTTCGGACGCTTCCGACGTACGGTCGCTGCTGCCGGGCCCGCGCATCCTGGTGGTCAAGGACGGTGGTCGGGAAGCAACTGCCTTTGTGGGAAGGGGAGTTCACACCGAGCCCGCGCCGAAGGTCGACGTCGTCGAACCGGTCGGAGCCGGCGACGCTTTCGCGGCCGGGTTCCTCGCCGGGCTCATCCGCGGCGAGGAACCCGTACGAGCCCTGCGCCTGGGTCACCTCACGGCGGGCGCCGCGCTCAGGGTGACCGGCGACCACGGCCCGCTGCCGGACGCCGACCGGATCGTTGAACTCCTCGACGCCCCCACCGCCCAGTGGGCTCAGGTGTGA
- a CDS encoding lipase family protein — MQRTAIGKLATAVVTVLAVTAAVPAATAAAAPSAHATASAADSFYTYDGSKPLSSYAPGDVLKTRTLQYHFVGIPTPVKAIQLLYRTVDAQGRPSAGVTSIVRSPNGGGSKAVSYQSFYDSLNPEDAPSRAIAGDLTLGGAIPNIESLLLVPMLLAGYNVVIPDTEGQTADFAAGPEYGTSTLDSIRAASQSPETGLNANTRVGLAGYSGGAIATHWAAALAPRYAPDVNRRLVGYAEGGLLVDPAHNLKYISGSSIWAGVAPMAVIGAARAYDIDFTPYLNSYGAEVFKKLQYGSIVNALGQYPGLTWKKMVKPQYADPNSVAPFVEAVNKLNLGSAPTPGIPGYIAQGGGGVFEGTLSNLPGIGRGDGVMVAGDVRALARQYCAKGGTAVKYEQYDLLSHVGTAVPWIPTALSWLNDRFAGKTAPSDCGRIPAGNSLAPEVPTS; from the coding sequence ATGCAGCGCACTGCCATTGGGAAGCTGGCCACCGCAGTCGTCACCGTTCTGGCCGTCACCGCAGCCGTTCCTGCGGCGACGGCTGCGGCGGCGCCCTCCGCCCACGCGACAGCCTCGGCGGCCGACTCGTTCTACACCTACGACGGCAGCAAGCCCCTGTCCTCGTACGCACCGGGCGACGTGCTGAAGACGCGGACGCTGCAGTACCACTTCGTCGGCATCCCGACGCCGGTCAAGGCGATCCAGCTGCTGTACCGCACGGTCGATGCCCAGGGCCGGCCGTCCGCCGGTGTGACCTCGATCGTGCGCAGCCCCAATGGCGGCGGCAGCAAGGCCGTGTCGTACCAGTCGTTCTACGACTCCCTCAACCCCGAGGACGCGCCGTCCCGGGCGATCGCGGGCGATCTCACCCTCGGGGGCGCGATCCCGAACATCGAGTCGCTCCTCCTGGTCCCGATGCTCCTCGCGGGCTACAACGTCGTCATCCCGGACACCGAGGGGCAGACCGCCGACTTCGCGGCCGGACCGGAGTACGGAACCTCCACGCTGGACTCGATCCGCGCCGCGAGCCAGTCCCCGGAGACGGGCCTGAACGCCAACACCCGTGTCGGTCTGGCCGGTTACTCCGGCGGAGCCATCGCCACCCACTGGGCGGCCGCGCTCGCGCCCCGCTACGCGCCGGACGTCAACAGGAGACTGGTGGGCTACGCCGAAGGGGGGCTGCTCGTCGACCCGGCGCACAACCTCAAGTACATCAGCGGCAGTTCCATCTGGGCCGGCGTCGCCCCCATGGCCGTCATCGGGGCCGCGCGCGCGTACGACATCGACTTCACGCCCTACCTCAACAGCTACGGCGCCGAGGTGTTCAAGAAGCTCCAGTACGGGTCGATCGTCAACGCCCTGGGCCAGTACCCGGGGCTGACGTGGAAGAAGATGGTGAAGCCGCAGTACGCCGACCCGAACTCGGTGGCGCCCTTCGTCGAGGCGGTCAACAAGCTCAACCTCGGCTCGGCCCCCACCCCCGGCATCCCCGGCTACATCGCGCAGGGAGGCGGGGGAGTCTTCGAGGGAACCCTCAGCAACCTCCCGGGCATCGGGAGGGGCGACGGGGTCATGGTCGCCGGCGATGTGCGCGCACTGGCCCGGCAGTACTGCGCGAAGGGCGGCACTGCGGTCAAGTACGAGCAGTACGACCTGCTCAGCCATGTCGGCACCGCCGTGCCGTGGATCCCGACCGCACTGAGCTGGCTCAACGACCGGTTTGCCGGCAAGACGGCCCCGTCCGACTGCGGCCGTATCCCCGCGGGCAACTCGCTCGCGCCCGAGGTGCCGACCTCCTGA